AGTCATCTCCACGTAAGTCTTGTCGTCCGGCCCGGCAAAATCGCTGCGCAGGGTGTCCACGGTCCGCACCGATCCGCTGGATTCCCCGAACAGGGCGAAGGAGACGGCGTCGAAGATCGTAGTTTTCCCCGCGCCCGTGTCCCCGGTGATCAGGAACAGCCCTTTTCCCCCGAATTTTTCCAGCGGGATCTCCACCCGGCCGGCATAGGGGCCGAACGCGCTGATCGTCAGATGAAGCGGCTTCATCCGCGCATCCCTCCCGTCTGCTCAAAAAGCGATTTCATGATTTCCTTCTGGTCCCGCGTCATTTCCGTCTGATTCTGCAGCAGGAAAAATTCCTCGAACAGCTCCATCGGGTCCTTGTGCGAGACATCCCCGTGGGCGGCCGTTTCCGGATGGCGTCCCCCGGCTGGCTTCCTGTTCTCGAAATCAAGCCGCATGACGTTCGGATACACCGTGCGGAGCCGCCCGATCGGGTCGAACAGCTCCCCTTCGTCGGTGAGGATGGCATGGATGTAATCTTCCCGGCCATTCTCCTCCGCCGCGCTCACCAGCCCGTCGAGGGGACCGCGGATCTCCCGCATGTCGTGCAGCGGCAAGAGCGGGATCCGGCGGATTTCCACGTTCTCTTTTTCCTTCAGTTCGACCACCGTGACCGATTTTTTCTGGCGGCATTCCGAAAAGGAGTATTTGAGCGGAGAGCCGGCGTAGCGGATGGTTTCCCGCAGGATTTTCTGCGGGCCGTGAAGATGGCCCAGCGCGACGTAATCGAAGGCGTCGAACACAGAGGCGTCCACGTTGTCCACCCCGCCGATGGAAACGGTTTCCGAATCGGAACGCTCCGGCGAAACGCCGGCGTTCGTCACGAACTGATGGGCCACGAGCACGCGCCGCGTCTCATCCTTCGGCACATTCCTGACCGCCGCGCGCACGGCGTCTTCATAGCTTTCTATTTTCAGCTCCGGAAAAAATGGAGCGACCACGGCGGGCTTGACAAACGGAAGCAGGTACAGCTTTA
This window of the Ruminococcaceae bacterium BL-6 genome carries:
- a CDS encoding Exonuclease SbcD; its protein translation is MKFLHLADLHIGKRVNEFSMLEDQRHIFGQILNVARAEKPDAVLIAGDIYDKTVPPGEAVEVLDDFLTSFAGQKIPVFLIAGNHDSPERLGFASRLLEKSGVCIVSSFRGTLPEISLSDAYGPVKLYLLPFVKPAVVAPFFPELKIESYEDAVRAAVRNVPKDETRRVLVAHQFVTNAGVSPERSDSETVSIGGVDNVDASVFDAFDYVALGHLHGPQKILRETIRYAGSPLKYSFSECRQKKSVTVVELKEKENVEIRRIPLLPLHDMREIRGPLDGLVSAAEENGREDYIHAILTDEGELFDPIGRLRTVYPNVMRLDFENRKPAGGRHPETAAHGDVSHKDPMELFEEFFLLQNQTEMTRDQKEIMKSLFEQTGGMRG